From Enterococcus wangshanyuanii, the proteins below share one genomic window:
- the asnS gene encoding asparagine--tRNA ligase, producing the protein MEQIQIIDSKHHVGETVKIGAWIANKRSSGKIAFLQLRDGTAYFQGIVVKSEVPEEVFQLAKSLTQETSVWITGEIREDSRSKFGYEIGVTGIEVIGESHEYPITPKEHGTDFLMDHRHLWLRSSRQHAIMQIRNEIIRATYEFFNKNNFVKIDPPILTASTAEGTTDLFETNYFDQKAYLSQSGQLYMEAAALAFGKVFSFGPTFRAEKSKTRRHLIEFWMIEPEMAFMHQEESLEVQEQYVAFLVQSVLDNCDYALDVLGRDREVLKKYTQLPFPRISYDEAVELLKENGFDDIEWGDDFGSPHETFIANSFDRPVFILNYPKAIKAFYMKPHPTRDDVVICADMIAPEGYGEIIGGSERAVDHDYLLEQIRNHNLDEAEYAWYLDLRRYGSVPHSGFGLGLERTVTWLAGIEHVREASPFPRLLNRIYP; encoded by the coding sequence GTGGAACAAATTCAAATTATTGATTCAAAACATCATGTGGGGGAAACCGTAAAAATCGGCGCTTGGATCGCCAACAAACGTTCAAGCGGAAAAATCGCTTTTTTACAATTACGTGATGGAACAGCTTATTTTCAAGGAATCGTTGTCAAAAGTGAGGTACCTGAAGAGGTCTTTCAATTGGCGAAAAGCTTAACGCAAGAAACCTCTGTCTGGATCACTGGCGAAATCAGAGAAGACAGCCGCTCAAAATTTGGTTATGAGATCGGTGTGACTGGCATCGAGGTGATCGGTGAAAGTCATGAATATCCAATTACACCGAAAGAACATGGGACAGACTTTTTGATGGATCACCGTCATTTATGGCTGCGTTCATCCCGTCAGCATGCAATTATGCAAATCCGTAACGAAATCATTCGTGCGACCTATGAATTTTTCAATAAAAACAACTTCGTAAAAATCGATCCACCGATTTTAACAGCAAGCACAGCAGAAGGCACAACAGATCTATTTGAAACCAATTATTTCGATCAAAAAGCGTACCTATCCCAAAGTGGTCAATTATATATGGAAGCAGCGGCTTTAGCTTTTGGGAAAGTCTTCTCATTTGGACCAACTTTTAGAGCAGAAAAATCGAAAACACGCCGTCACTTGATCGAATTTTGGATGATCGAACCTGAAATGGCCTTCATGCATCAAGAAGAAAGCTTGGAAGTCCAAGAGCAATATGTAGCCTTCTTGGTTCAAAGTGTGTTGGATAATTGTGATTACGCTCTTGATGTTTTAGGACGTGATAGAGAAGTCCTGAAAAAATATACACAATTACCATTCCCTCGTATTTCTTATGACGAAGCGGTTGAATTACTGAAAGAAAATGGGTTTGATGATATCGAATGGGGAGATGATTTTGGCTCACCGCATGAAACCTTTATCGCGAACTCTTTTGATCGTCCTGTATTTATTTTAAACTATCCAAAAGCAATCAAAGCTTTTTATATGAAACCACATCCTACGCGTGATGATGTTGTGATTTGTGCCGATATGATCGCACCAGAAGGCTACGGTGAAATCATCGGCGGTTCTGAACGTGCTGTCGATCATGATTATCTATTAGAGCAAATTCGCAATCATAACTTAGATGAAGCAGAATACGCTTGGTATTTAGATTTGCGTCGCTATGGTTCAGTACCGCACTCAGGCTTTGGTTTAGGTCTAGAACGTACTGTGACTTGGCTTGCTGGGATCGAACACGTTCGTGAAGCAAGTCCATTCCCACGCTTATTGAATCGTATTTATCCATAA
- a CDS encoding pyridoxal phosphate-dependent aminotransferase: MEISTRAQKLEPSVTLAASAKANALKAQGNDVLSLTVGEPDFTTPKNIQRAAIQAIESGQASYYTPSAGIKELRQAVVEYIQRNYRLEYQMENVIITDGAKFALYLLFQAVLNPLDEVIIPVPYWVSYGEQVKLAEGVPVFITCAQEEKFKVTVEQLEKARTDKTKILILNTPSNPTGMIYTEEELQKIGDWAVLHDILIVSDDIYGKLVYNGAVFTPISTLSKEIQRQTIIINGVSKSYAMTGWRIGYAVGDQAIISAMNDIASQSTSNPTAVSQYAAIEALSGEQDTVETMRQAFEERLNKIYPLFAAIPGFKMEKPQGAFYLFPNIKETMDLCGYTDVTKWVDDLLAEAHVALVTGAGFGAPENVRISYATDLPTLEEAAKRITAFIEAKSTK; encoded by the coding sequence ATGGAGATATCAACACGTGCACAAAAATTAGAACCTTCAGTTACCTTGGCAGCTTCCGCCAAAGCGAATGCCCTAAAAGCTCAAGGAAATGATGTATTGAGTTTAACGGTTGGAGAACCAGATTTTACGACACCTAAGAATATCCAGCGGGCAGCGATTCAGGCGATCGAAAGTGGTCAAGCTAGCTACTACACACCCTCTGCCGGCATTAAAGAATTAAGGCAGGCGGTCGTAGAATATATTCAACGCAATTATCGATTAGAGTATCAGATGGAAAATGTTATTATCACCGATGGCGCTAAATTTGCTTTATACTTACTGTTTCAAGCAGTCTTAAACCCGTTGGATGAAGTCATCATTCCAGTCCCTTATTGGGTGAGTTATGGCGAACAGGTGAAGCTAGCTGAGGGAGTACCGGTATTCATTACGTGTGCACAGGAAGAAAAATTTAAAGTAACTGTTGAACAATTAGAAAAAGCAAGAACAGACAAAACCAAAATCTTGATTTTAAATACACCCTCTAACCCTACAGGGATGATTTACACAGAAGAAGAATTACAAAAAATCGGTGACTGGGCTGTCTTACATGATATTTTGATTGTCTCAGACGATATTTATGGTAAATTGGTCTATAATGGAGCTGTCTTTACCCCAATATCAACCTTATCAAAAGAAATCCAAAGGCAAACGATCATTATCAATGGCGTCTCTAAAAGCTATGCGATGACCGGCTGGCGAATTGGCTATGCGGTGGGAGATCAAGCAATCATCAGTGCAATGAATGACATCGCTTCACAATCAACGAGTAATCCGACCGCGGTCAGTCAATATGCTGCAATTGAAGCGTTGAGTGGGGAGCAGGATACCGTAGAAACAATGAGACAGGCTTTTGAAGAGCGTTTAAATAAAATATATCCACTTTTTGCAGCAATTCCAGGATTTAAAATGGAAAAACCGCAAGGCGCATTTTATCTATTTCCAAATATCAAAGAAACGATGGACCTTTGCGGCTATACGGATGTAACGAAATGGGTAGACGACTTATTAGCTGAAGCCCATGTCGCATTAGTCACAGGAGCAGGCTTTGGCGCACCCGAAAATGTTCGGATCAGCTACGCAACAGATTTACCAACATTAGAAGAAGCGGCGAAACGAATCACCGCATTTATTGAAGCAAAATCAACCAAATAA
- a CDS encoding DUF5590 domain-containing protein, with product MQGKKEQNEVRKTKILLGIITALLVVIVMVVIFYVRATHPWKQAEKEATAIAKEYAQLESVDNFYWFTRKETSFSVTGKDAKGEELVVIIPKSGKNITVLNQKDGVEEGQIRQIMSTDYKEKDIQKISLGLYEDKPTWEVITKNDDGSLSYYLLSFEKAEEIMIIKNV from the coding sequence TTGCAAGGGAAAAAAGAACAAAATGAAGTGAGAAAGACAAAAATTCTTTTAGGAATCATTACAGCCTTATTAGTGGTGATCGTAATGGTTGTCATTTTCTATGTACGGGCAACTCATCCGTGGAAACAAGCTGAAAAAGAAGCCACAGCAATCGCAAAAGAGTATGCTCAACTTGAATCAGTTGATAACTTTTACTGGTTTACTAGGAAGGAAACCTCCTTTTCTGTGACGGGAAAAGATGCTAAAGGAGAAGAATTAGTAGTCATCATTCCGAAATCAGGGAAGAATATTACTGTACTAAATCAAAAAGACGGAGTAGAAGAGGGACAGATTCGCCAGATCATGAGCACGGATTATAAAGAAAAAGACATACAAAAAATCAGCTTAGGTCTATACGAGGATAAACCTACATGGGAAGTTATTACTAAAAACGATGACGGTTCCTTGTCCTACTATTTATTGTCATTTGAAAAAGCAGAAGAAATCATGATCATAAAAAATGTCTGA
- a CDS encoding helicase C-terminal domain-containing protein, translating into MKKSQIYAVVDIETTGTDSSIDRIIQFGCVLIQDGKIISRFATDINPNQAISPQIQKLTGISNSRVQKAPYFEDVALTIYNLLADTVFVAHNIYFDYSFLAQELVRCGAPKLEIPGIDTVELAQIFLPTEKSFRLGDLSESLGLVHDNPHQADSDAQVTAELLLLIEAKMRRLPLITMEAIDKLSQQTGMDTSRYIHYIYEEMKQDILPLSKEYRVVSGIALRKKEVPLFEEKLYGQATFPKKKKTKEKLFGQTISYRSEQSRMMNLVYEHFTQDENKDLFIEAATGTGKSLGYLFPLSYLATPEKPLIISTVSIVLQNQLVEKDIQLANRICPKPLQATIIKSHRHYIDLQRFKATLKNPLPQKQYALYQMGVLVWLLETVTGDLDELQLINFNHIFWRDVAHRGIDFLSNQDALYQEDFVRFLYKKVKQSNVLIVNHAFLAQESLRETALLPKSPYLIIDEAHHLPDIAGKISHRQFNYASFKKQLALYLEEEQLFDQVTNIFDRSKEEQRLLRIYCNAANDLVEEFSDLFYEINALFPKQNRQSMETELLVKSLFDQLSLEGEASIQKIDILLSEMKEIQKRIQHSIEEHLEKYTSSDRIIFVRLLQFFEQIDHLHECFDIYVNEWQPRWIKEYSRTSQGYGTLAVNDLEASILPTTTWYERYQHILYTGGTLKFGRDKKYLPNKLGVPDALFKTLPDPYDYEHHARLYIPTDGIAVNQVNNAEFSAYIATVIQEISQQNRSILVLFTSHEILSSVYHRLHQPFLNDGRELLAQGISGSREKILKRFIHSKNSILLGADSFWEGVDLPGDTLSLLIVTRLPFENPQRPFVKARYEYLEEKGIQAFTHEALPKATLRLRQALGRLIRSNKDKGAMIVLDRRLITAKYGKQMIKALPKDLPVKEAPLNEITSELADFLNS; encoded by the coding sequence ATGAAAAAAAGTCAAATATATGCAGTGGTCGATATCGAAACAACAGGTACAGATTCGTCAATTGACCGAATCATCCAATTCGGCTGCGTGCTGATCCAAGACGGAAAAATCATTTCCCGATTTGCAACAGATATCAACCCCAATCAAGCTATTTCTCCACAAATTCAAAAACTTACAGGTATCAGTAATAGTAGAGTCCAAAAAGCGCCTTATTTCGAAGATGTTGCACTGACGATTTACAATCTTTTGGCAGATACTGTGTTTGTCGCTCATAATATTTATTTTGACTATTCGTTTTTGGCGCAGGAGTTGGTTCGCTGTGGAGCACCAAAACTAGAAATTCCCGGAATCGATACAGTGGAACTGGCACAAATCTTTTTACCAACGGAAAAAAGTTTTCGATTAGGTGATTTGTCTGAAAGCTTGGGATTAGTTCACGATAACCCGCATCAAGCCGATAGTGATGCACAGGTCACTGCGGAATTACTATTGCTGATCGAAGCGAAGATGCGCCGATTACCACTGATCACAATGGAAGCTATTGATAAGTTGAGTCAGCAAACCGGCATGGATACTAGCCGTTATATCCATTATATTTACGAAGAGATGAAACAGGATATTTTACCGTTATCTAAAGAGTATCGAGTCGTTTCAGGAATCGCATTAAGAAAAAAAGAAGTTCCGCTTTTTGAAGAAAAATTGTATGGTCAGGCGACATTTCCAAAGAAGAAAAAAACCAAAGAAAAGCTTTTTGGACAAACGATAAGCTATCGTTCGGAACAAAGTCGTATGATGAATTTGGTGTATGAGCATTTTACTCAGGATGAAAATAAAGATTTGTTTATTGAAGCTGCGACAGGTACTGGGAAAAGCTTAGGCTATTTATTTCCTTTGAGCTATTTGGCAACACCGGAAAAACCGTTGATCATTAGTACGGTCTCGATTGTTTTACAAAATCAATTGGTGGAAAAAGACATCCAACTGGCCAATCGAATTTGTCCTAAACCTCTACAGGCAACGATCATCAAAAGTCATCGCCATTATATTGATTTACAGCGTTTTAAAGCGACATTGAAGAATCCGTTACCGCAAAAGCAATATGCTCTTTATCAAATGGGCGTTTTAGTGTGGCTCTTAGAAACGGTAACAGGTGATTTAGACGAATTGCAGCTGATCAATTTTAATCATATTTTTTGGCGTGATGTTGCTCATCGAGGCATAGATTTTCTATCCAATCAAGATGCACTGTATCAGGAAGACTTTGTCCGCTTTCTTTATAAAAAAGTCAAACAAAGCAATGTGTTGATTGTCAATCATGCATTTTTAGCTCAGGAATCGCTCAGAGAAACGGCACTTTTGCCAAAAAGTCCTTATTTGATCATCGACGAAGCGCATCATTTGCCGGACATCGCAGGTAAAATTTCTCATCGTCAGTTTAATTATGCGTCATTTAAAAAACAACTAGCACTTTATTTAGAAGAAGAGCAGCTATTTGACCAAGTCACGAATATTTTCGACAGGTCCAAAGAAGAACAGCGCTTGTTGCGGATCTATTGTAATGCAGCTAATGATCTAGTTGAGGAGTTCAGCGATCTTTTTTACGAAATCAATGCTTTATTTCCAAAGCAAAACCGACAATCGATGGAGACAGAACTGTTGGTCAAATCATTGTTCGATCAGCTTTCTTTAGAAGGAGAAGCATCAATTCAAAAAATCGATATTTTATTATCTGAAATGAAAGAGATCCAAAAAAGAATTCAGCATTCGATTGAAGAGCATTTAGAAAAGTATACTTCTTCTGATCGCATTATTTTTGTCCGTTTGCTGCAGTTTTTTGAGCAAATCGACCATTTACACGAGTGCTTTGACATTTATGTGAATGAATGGCAGCCGCGTTGGATCAAGGAATATAGCCGGACATCGCAAGGGTACGGTACGTTAGCTGTCAATGATCTTGAGGCGAGTATTTTGCCTACAACAACTTGGTATGAGCGGTATCAGCATATTCTATATACTGGCGGAACATTAAAATTTGGTAGAGATAAAAAATATTTACCGAATAAATTAGGTGTGCCCGACGCCTTATTCAAGACGCTGCCCGATCCTTACGACTATGAACATCATGCACGTTTATATATTCCAACAGATGGTATTGCAGTCAATCAAGTGAATAATGCTGAATTTTCGGCCTACATCGCAACGGTTATTCAGGAAATTTCACAGCAGAATCGTTCTATCTTGGTGCTATTTACCTCTCATGAGATTCTTTCGAGCGTTTATCATCGTTTACATCAGCCTTTTCTTAATGATGGACGGGAACTTTTGGCTCAAGGGATCAGCGGCAGTCGAGAAAAGATCTTGAAACGATTTATCCATTCTAAAAATAGTATTTTGCTCGGCGCGGATAGTTTTTGGGAAGGTGTAGACTTGCCAGGAGATACCTTATCTCTTCTGATCGTTACTCGTTTACCTTTTGAAAATCCTCAGCGGCCGTTTGTGAAAGCACGTTATGAGTACTTGGAGGAAAAAGGAATTCAAGCATTTACCCATGAAGCATTGCCAAAAGCAACTTTACGTTTACGACAAGCATTGGGTCGCTTGATTCGTTCAAATAAAGATAAAGGTGCGATGATCGTATTAGATCGACGTTTGATCACAGCAAAATATGGGAAGCAAATGATCAAAGCTTTACCAAAGGATCTACCTGTGAAAGAAGCACCTTTAAATGAAATAACGTCGGAATTAGCAGATTTTTTAAATAGCTGA
- a CDS encoding amino acid permease, which produces MEQKQLRWFTVGLIAFNMVWGLGNVVNNYAQQGISVVTSWILILVLYFIPYALIVGQLGSTFKDSSGGVSSWVQNTSTKRLAYYAAWTYWVVHIPYLAQKPQLVLIAFGWAIQGNGNIVSNFSVVGITLISLAIFLIFLLLSTRGLMTLKVIGGMAGTAIFVMSMLFILLAIGAPMMNSTVEFATPHMDKVSTYIPKFDFSYFTTVSMLVFAVGGAEKISPYVNSMRNPSKEFPKGMIFLAAMVGVSAVLGSFAMGMLFASNNIPEDLMANGAYTAFQLLGEYYGVGNLLMIIYAITNGIGQISALAFSIDAPLQILLADADPDFVPEALRKRSKKGTLVNGYLLTGILVSIIIVLPMFGIENIQELVKWLTNLNSVVMPMRYLWVFFAYMMLNKAYKNYSSEYKFIKNPKIAFGFGLWCFLFTAFACILGMVPKIDFAANPKAWFFQLASNVITPVVLILLGMILPALARRDKKKANA; this is translated from the coding sequence ATGGAACAAAAGCAATTACGTTGGTTTACCGTAGGATTAATTGCTTTCAACATGGTTTGGGGATTAGGAAATGTTGTGAATAACTATGCACAACAAGGAATTTCGGTTGTCACATCATGGATTTTGATTTTGGTCTTATATTTTATTCCCTATGCGTTGATCGTTGGTCAATTAGGTTCAACGTTTAAAGACAGTAGCGGAGGCGTCAGCTCTTGGGTGCAAAATACGAGCACTAAGCGTTTAGCGTATTATGCAGCTTGGACCTATTGGGTCGTACACATCCCTTATTTAGCACAAAAACCGCAATTAGTTTTGATTGCTTTTGGTTGGGCGATCCAAGGGAATGGCAACATTGTAAGTAATTTTTCTGTTGTGGGGATCACGTTGATTTCCTTAGCGATCTTTTTGATCTTTTTACTATTATCAACAAGAGGTTTGATGACCTTAAAAGTCATTGGTGGAATGGCCGGAACAGCTATTTTTGTCATGTCTATGCTGTTCATATTATTAGCGATCGGAGCCCCAATGATGAACTCAACAGTTGAATTTGCAACACCTCATATGGATAAAGTCAGTACGTATATTCCTAAATTTGATTTTAGCTATTTTACGACCGTCTCTATGTTGGTTTTTGCAGTCGGAGGAGCGGAAAAGATTTCTCCTTATGTCAATTCGATGAGAAACCCATCTAAAGAGTTTCCTAAAGGAATGATCTTCCTAGCAGCGATGGTCGGTGTGTCTGCTGTTTTAGGGTCATTTGCGATGGGGATGCTGTTTGCAAGCAATAATATTCCAGAAGATTTAATGGCGAATGGGGCGTATACAGCTTTCCAACTTTTAGGCGAGTATTATGGCGTTGGAAATCTACTAATGATCATTTATGCGATCACAAATGGTATTGGACAAATTTCAGCATTAGCCTTTTCAATTGATGCACCGCTACAAATTCTTTTAGCAGATGCTGATCCTGATTTTGTACCGGAAGCTTTACGTAAAAGAAGTAAAAAAGGCACATTAGTCAATGGATATTTATTAACGGGTATTCTTGTAAGTATTATCATTGTATTACCAATGTTTGGTATTGAAAATATTCAAGAACTTGTAAAATGGCTGACAAACCTGAACTCTGTTGTAATGCCGATGCGTTATCTATGGGTATTCTTTGCCTACATGATGTTGAATAAAGCATATAAAAATTACAGTTCAGAATATAAATTCATCAAGAATCCGAAAATCGCCTTTGGTTTCGGTTTGTGGTGTTTCTTGTTTACGGCCTTCGCTTGTATTTTAGGTATGGTGCCAAAAATCGACTTTGCGGCAAATCCTAAAGCATGGTTTTTCCAGCTGGCTTCAAATGTGATTACACCAGTCGTGCTAATTTTGCTGGGTATGATTTTACCTGCACTTGCACGTCGGGATAAAAAGAAAGCAAACGCATAA
- a CDS encoding glycosyltransferase, producing the protein MPIIYVISLILISIYYIYITMIKHAEEVYIESDERTSPDLHYVIVIPCFNEDKVIQATLSSLLEFSLTNMSIYVIDDDSSDDTVKIVSQFCDSKINLIKKQRPNAQKGKGHSLNIAYQQILRDFSEADAEKIIVTILDADGFLCPEAFEIADRIFSHSTIHGIQARVRIINNFKNGNLLSLLQDIEFYEVIGAMQKFRMRTKTVGLGGNGQFTRLSTLKKLPEAPWTDCLLEDYDLTIRLLLNQENLVYSEQLIIYQQGLTSYKRYIKQRSRWIQGSLQCHSYIRKVTTSTVLSTTGKIEMLFFLIQPYLNLLNSIILIVSIQLIGHALIDGATLRSFFTIGIMFIVTVYPGLSFTKRYIRAVKKIDLIENSPKIRSYLGGMLMYIYIFFTIPSILLAFSRQLLGKNSWFKTSRDENVSIK; encoded by the coding sequence TTGCCTATTATTTATGTTATTTCTTTAATTTTAATCAGTATCTATTATATCTATATAACAATGATAAAACATGCAGAGGAAGTCTACATTGAAAGTGACGAACGAACGAGTCCAGATCTCCATTACGTGATCGTAATCCCTTGTTTTAATGAAGATAAAGTCATCCAAGCAACACTTTCTTCTCTGTTGGAGTTTTCATTAACCAATATGTCTATTTACGTCATTGATGATGATTCATCTGATGATACAGTAAAAATAGTCAGCCAATTTTGCGATTCTAAAATCAACTTGATCAAAAAACAAAGACCAAATGCCCAAAAAGGGAAAGGGCACTCCTTGAATATTGCGTATCAGCAAATCCTTAGAGATTTTTCTGAGGCGGATGCGGAAAAGATCATTGTGACTATTTTAGATGCAGATGGCTTTTTATGTCCCGAAGCATTTGAAATAGCCGATCGAATTTTTAGTCATTCGACGATCCACGGTATTCAAGCGCGAGTTCGAATCATCAATAATTTTAAAAATGGAAACTTGCTTTCCTTACTGCAGGATATCGAATTTTATGAGGTTATTGGGGCTATGCAAAAATTTAGAATGAGAACGAAAACCGTTGGATTAGGGGGAAATGGACAGTTTACTCGTTTGTCTACCTTGAAAAAACTGCCTGAAGCGCCGTGGACAGATTGTTTACTTGAAGATTATGATCTGACAATACGTTTATTATTAAATCAAGAAAACCTTGTCTATTCGGAGCAGCTGATCATCTATCAACAAGGGTTAACCAGCTATAAACGTTATATAAAGCAGAGAAGCCGCTGGATTCAAGGCAGTTTGCAGTGTCATTCTTATATCAGAAAAGTCACTACATCAACAGTATTGAGTACAACTGGAAAAATCGAGATGCTATTTTTCTTGATACAGCCTTATCTCAATTTACTCAACAGTATTATTTTGATCGTTTCGATCCAACTTATTGGTCACGCTTTGATAGATGGTGCCACTTTACGTTCATTTTTTACCATAGGCATCATGTTTATCGTTACGGTTTATCCTGGTCTTTCCTTTACCAAACGTTATATCCGAGCAGTAAAAAAAATTGACCTAATCGAAAACTCGCCAAAAATCAGAAGCTATCTAGGAGGAATGCTTATGTATATTTATATCTTTTTTACGATTCCCAGTATTCTTTTAGCGTTCAGCCGCCAATTATTAGGAAAAAACTCCTGGTTTAAAACATCGAGAGACGAAAATGTTTCTATTAAGTAA
- a CDS encoding LPXTG cell wall anchor domain-containing protein, with protein MRIKHLVLPLISCFLFSLFFNPSVYANVDFGSLYISSPTIMVGDTVVDENTEISYHQNVSLTFTYSVPNEIAITSGDTMNLEVPANCLIASSFSYDITAADGTLILTITGDDLTNTVTATFGPYYESHTTNRQGEILFYARGASTIENSDWVMNMVGWNSYDNASAVWNVIINPDSHYITNVLLTDILGTNQQFEEGFLIQAALGSYDKTTQVFQELEAIDPAQISSAADGFVVDLGTLNHAVSLTFVSTKLADPNLPYRNKAILEADGEGEPVIIDAETPAIGGGGNGTGEPGESSQTSETSTTEETEETTTDIPSESTSSEEQPSESSTTESTTSETSSTTQTSSTSSSYPETKTTTTNASTSRSNSLPKTGERPSLFFLISGSCLLIGSIAFLINRNKQTYHN; from the coding sequence ATGCGCATTAAACACTTAGTTTTACCACTTATTTCATGTTTCCTTTTTAGTCTATTTTTTAATCCATCTGTTTATGCAAATGTCGACTTCGGCAGCTTGTATATTTCAAGTCCTACTATTATGGTCGGCGATACAGTGGTCGATGAGAACACAGAAATCAGTTATCATCAAAATGTTTCACTTACGTTTACCTACTCTGTTCCTAATGAAATAGCTATCACTTCGGGCGATACGATGAATTTAGAGGTTCCCGCAAATTGTCTGATCGCCTCCAGCTTTTCATATGATATTACAGCTGCCGACGGAACATTGATCCTAACGATCACAGGAGATGACCTGACCAATACAGTCACAGCCACTTTTGGTCCTTATTACGAATCACATACAACGAATCGCCAAGGTGAAATCCTCTTTTACGCTCGGGGAGCAAGCACCATAGAGAATTCAGACTGGGTCATGAACATGGTTGGCTGGAATAGCTATGACAATGCTTCGGCCGTTTGGAATGTCATCATCAATCCTGATTCACACTATATTACAAATGTCTTACTAACAGATATTCTTGGAACTAATCAACAGTTTGAAGAAGGCTTTTTAATCCAAGCAGCACTGGGCTCCTATGATAAAACAACCCAAGTTTTCCAAGAACTAGAAGCAATCGATCCAGCTCAGATCAGTTCAGCTGCGGATGGTTTCGTCGTTGATTTAGGTACACTGAATCATGCCGTTTCACTCACTTTTGTTTCAACTAAATTAGCTGATCCCAATCTACCTTACCGCAATAAAGCAATTCTTGAGGCAGATGGTGAAGGAGAACCTGTAATCATCGATGCAGAAACTCCTGCTATCGGTGGAGGCGGTAATGGCACAGGGGAACCTGGAGAATCATCTCAAACAAGTGAGACGTCAACAACGGAAGAAACAGAAGAAACAACCACAGATATTCCGTCTGAAAGCACTAGTTCAGAGGAACAACCTTCTGAATCCAGCACGACCGAATCAACGACGAGCGAAACAAGCAGTACCACTCAAACATCAAGCACTAGTAGTTCCTATCCAGAAACAAAAACGACTACGACAAATGCTTCAACCAGTCGTTCAAACAGCTTGCCAAAAACTGGGGAACGACCTTCTCTTTTTTTCCTGATCAGCGGCAGTTGCTTGTTAATTGGTTCCATCGCTTTTCTTATAAACAGAAATAAACAGACATACCACAATTAA
- a CDS encoding lysylphosphatidylglycerol synthase transmembrane domain-containing protein, translating into MKSNSKTKIFLNIGLLAIFVGVIIYVMDNSLSDIFAQLMETSWLVLLLVIILGVVYQFVEGRSIKEIAGHFQKDFTTKDGFFTSCYVAFYRVISFGTGTLLSEIYFYKKKGLAVSQGIGVTALHMIMYKLAVIFWAILGLIFQFSLFYERSPKMIPFILAGVILTFLIILSLLVLSSSINLQILLITWANKFFKRKGLRDWVDKCNLQIYSLRETVQTIIKDRSAILRIFGWNVVKLLFWYVIPYVVLVENHPNIDFLLVFSFTSFAVILSGVFPTPAGIGPFEFVYLLLFKPLVGTVDAVSSLLLYRFGSFVLPFLIGFIFVVVEKRREIQSELHAVRKEKRETLEDE; encoded by the coding sequence ATGAAAAGCAATTCTAAAACAAAAATTTTCTTGAACATCGGTTTGTTGGCTATTTTCGTCGGAGTCATTATTTATGTGATGGATAATTCGTTGAGTGACATTTTTGCTCAACTAATGGAAACAAGCTGGCTTGTTCTGCTTTTGGTTATTATTTTAGGTGTTGTCTATCAATTTGTGGAAGGCCGTTCCATCAAGGAAATTGCTGGGCACTTTCAAAAAGATTTCACTACGAAGGATGGTTTTTTTACTTCCTGTTATGTTGCCTTTTATCGAGTGATCTCATTTGGGACAGGAACGTTACTTTCAGAGATTTATTTTTATAAGAAAAAAGGCTTAGCCGTTTCCCAAGGGATTGGCGTAACAGCTTTACACATGATCATGTACAAGCTTGCTGTGATTTTTTGGGCAATTCTAGGACTGATTTTTCAATTTTCTTTGTTCTATGAACGTTCCCCTAAAATGATTCCATTTATTTTAGCAGGCGTGATCTTAACCTTTTTGATCATTCTGTCTTTATTGGTACTATCAAGTAGTATCAATCTGCAGATCCTTTTAATCACTTGGGCAAATAAGTTTTTTAAGCGTAAAGGCTTACGTGATTGGGTGGATAAGTGTAATTTACAAATTTATTCATTGAGAGAAACAGTCCAAACGATTATCAAAGATCGCTCGGCAATCTTACGAATTTTTGGTTGGAATGTCGTCAAATTGCTGTTTTGGTATGTGATTCCATATGTTGTTTTGGTAGAGAATCATCCGAATATTGATTTCCTGTTAGTCTTTTCATTTACTAGCTTTGCTGTCATTTTATCTGGTGTATTTCCAACGCCAGCAGGAATTGGACCTTTTGAATTTGTTTATTTGTTACTATTCAAACCATTAGTAGGTACAGTTGATGCCGTTTCATCTTTATTATTATATCGTTTTGGTAGCTTTGTCCTGCCATTTTTGATCGGTTTTATTTTTGTCGTGGTTGAGAAAAGAAGAGAGATTCAATCAGAGCTGCATGCAGTAAGAAAAGAAAAAAGAGAAACACTAGAAGATGAGTAA